The following are from one region of the Cryptococcus deuterogattii R265 chromosome 8, complete sequence genome:
- a CDS encoding specific RNA polymerase II transcription factor, whose protein sequence is MNDLSAASREKVRRGYRACLHCRSRKAKCDLGDIDAPSSPPCSRCKRESRECVFAPSRRGGNNKKRARTDSEDISKEDEDPPRSLAHPTAEVSSGEDNPAQTFPYPQPPQQTRHLSVHNLLGHSPPPARYLQQFGHTSSSTHSSPQTNFSAEHATPQTRPALPSIQSHTATGYADSPPSPRRKRMANPPLHATDPSSIVVADMRNESDALQILALASGQAANREGEEERSDRYDGQSAAGTVDSTGMGGHQQQMRGVPSSPEKEIQLAKLAQFPLVKMGILSVEQTRRLVDMFFKCHHHFFPIIPSDGIPRTLEQLSVFAQHEKYLLATVIIISSRVENTPEMREIHERSWSVMRRWISKVQCLGEAPTIGLVESLLLLAENLPRTSCEQISDDSTETEAIDEPHGVENRQAWQMIGLAVRSAYEMGLDKLGLQLIPETERTLELERAKLAWVYCYLFDRHISMRLGKGFWTRGGAVCFQGYSSSAQTGPAAALVNFPFLREIKPGDPNSEHPQDDLGSLVQAYLELTMMMSNAHDVLYPNAARTRSLVVYGEYFKYIDEMARSLDGFKILWRRKKWTLFPLTDTVWVMFYYIQLYICAFSFQAHVERATIRGEEEYKILEQRHKEKGGTTKLARPSLTLFPRGAAQSPDARYIFQMCDAARELIHICVDNLYPGGALPYLPSRYLLWFTYGAIVLLKAIYSGAMLRADHKRTLDLIDRLRICFAQCSTDEEYPAVRYGKQLEALRNKLAGLSDVKTTHSPSGGSGSQAVRLPRTQQNRAPEVHVSPSQSATSPNTLPPPQPFDPRPLASQPARYHAIPSEHAMNTPAWQLPVMQQYTQPVTFPYPTTPVPIPPAGPSAEMPAPYVAPPHQQPFMEFGVAQSSDGLNLGMNDHNNLGFTSLDDWFGFGAAGTGGGAGQDGNGVDDPMGLANVGLDLQDFWMNVGPGEAQGGFPFR, encoded by the exons ATGAATGACTTATCAGCCGCTTCAAGGGAAAAGGTCAGGCGAGGATACCGCGCGTG CCTCCACTGCAGGTCTCGCAAAGCAAAGTGTGATCTT GGAGATATTGACGcgccctcttctccaccatgCAGTCGATGCAAGCGGGAAAGCCGGGAATGTGTGTTTGCCCCCTCCCGCCGGGGAGGaaacaacaagaagagagcaCGTACAGATTCAGAAGACATCtcaaaggaggatgaggatccGCCTCGCTCGCTCGCTCATCCCACAGCCGAAGTTAGTTCCGGCGAAGATAATCCCGCCCAGACTTTTCCGTACCCTCAACCACCTCAACAAACCCGCCATCTCTCTGTGCATAACCTTCTAGGCCATTCCCCGCCACCCGCTCGATATCTTCAGCAATTTGGCCATACATCTTCCAGTACtcattcatctcctcaaacCAACTTTTCCGCCGAACATGCAACTCCACAGACTCGACCCGCATTACCTAGTATTCAGTCTCACACAGCCACAGGATACGCAGActcccctccttcacccaGACGAAAACGCATGGCGAATCCACCGTTACACGCGACCGATCCAAGCAGTATTGTCGTTGCAGACATGCGTAATGAGAGTGATGCTCTGCAgatccttgcccttgctaGCGGTCAGGCAGCAAATagagaaggtgaggaagagaggtcCGATAGGTATGACGGTCAAAGTGCGGCAGGCACTGTCGATTCTACCGGTATGGGAGGTCATCAACAGCAAATGAGGGGCGTACCTTCGTCCccagaaaaagaaattcAACTGGCAAAATTGGCACAGTTCCCTCTTGTTAAAATGGGAATCCTCAGCGTCGAGCAGACGAGAAGACTTGTCGACATGTTCTTCAAATGTCACCATCACTTTTTC CCAATTATTCCGTCGGACGGCATCCCAAGGACTCTTGAACAACTATCCGTGTTTGCACAACATGAAAAATACCTTTTGGCAaccgtcatcatcatttcgAGCCGGGTGGAAAATACGCCAGAGATGCGAGAGATCCATGAGCGCTCATGGTCAGTCATGCGTCGATGGATCTCCAAGGTCCAATGTCTCGGTGAAGCGCCTACCATAGGCCTCGTTGAATCCCTCCTTTTACTCGCCGAGAACCTGCCACGCACGTCCTGCGAACAAATATCGGATGACTCTACCGAGACAGAGGCGATTGACGAGCCGCATGGTGTGGAGAACAGGCAAGCTTGGCAGATGATAGGTTTGGCGGTAAGGAGTGCGTATGAGATGGGGTTGGATAAGTTGGGTTTGCAGTTGATACCTGAGACGGAGAGGACGCTGGAGCTGGAGAGAGCAAAGTTGGCTTGGGTCT ACTGCTACCTCTTTGACAGACA TATCTCTATGCGATTAGGTAAAGGTTTCTGGACACGAGGTGGTGCAGTCTGTTTCCAAGGctactcttcctctgctcaAACTGGGCCCGCGGCCGCTCTCGTCAATTTCCCCTTTTTACGCGAAATCAAGCCTGGTGACCCTAATAGCGAGCACCCGCAAGATGACTTGGGAAGTTTGGTACAGGCGTATCTGGAattgacgatgatgatgagtaaCGCGCATGATGTGCTTTATCCCAATGCGGCGAGAACAAGGTCGCTTGTTGT TTACGGAGAGTACTTCAAGTACATTGACGAAATGGCGAGATCGCTGGATGGGTTCAAGATTTTATGGCGACGTAAAAAGTGGACACTGTTCCCTCTCACCGACACTGTCTGGGTCATGTTCTACTACATACAGCTGTATATCTGTGCCTTTAGTTTC CAAGCGCACGTTGAACGAGCAACTATCcgaggcgaagaagagtataAAATCTTGGAACAACGACacaaggaaaaagggggtACGACAAAACTCGCGAGACCGTCTCTCACTCTTTTCCCACGTGGTGCTGCTCAAAGTCCCGATGCGCGATACATCTTCCAGATGTGTGATGCCGCGAGAGAGCTTATACACATTTGCGTGGATAATCTGTACCCTGGTGGAGCTTTGCCTTATCTGCCTTCAAGGTACTTGTTATGGTTTACGTATGGAGCGATTGTGTTGTTGAAAGCTATTTACTCGGGGGCTATGCTCAGAGCGGATCACAAGAG AACCCTTGATTTAATCGACCGACTTCGCATTTGCTTTGCCCAATGCTCAACAGACGAGGAGTACCCGGCGGTACGATACGGCAAGCAGCTTGAAGCGCTTCGCAACAAGCTCGCCGGGTTATCCGACGTCAAAACCACTCACAGTCCCAGTGGCGGCTCTGGCTCTCAGGCAGTCCGACTTCCTCGCACGCAGCAGAACCGGGCGCCAGAGGTGCACGTGAGTCCGTCGCAAAGTGCTACGTCTCCCAATACATTGCCTCCGCCGCAACCATTCGATCCGCGGCCGTTGGCTTCTCAACCTGCTCGGTACCACGCGATACCGAGCGAGCATGCGATGAATACGCCGGCGTGGCAGTTGCCTGTCATGCAGCAGTACACTCAACCAGTCACGTTCCCTTACCCTACCACCCCTGTACCCATTCCGCCCGCGGGACCGTCGGCAGAGATGCCGGCGCCATACGTCGCGCCGCCACATCAACAGCCATTCATGGAATTCGGTGTCGCGCAATCATCAGATGGTTTGAATTTGGGCATGAATGACCATAATAATTTGGGATTCACCTCGCTGGATGATTGGTTTGGGTTCGGAGCTGCAGGGACGGGAGGTGGAGCGGGGCaagatgggaatggagTGGATGATCCGATGGGGTTGGCGAATGTCGGGTTGGATCTACAGGATTTCTGGATGAATGTCGGGCCGGGAGAG GCTCAAGGAGGGTTCCCTTTCCGGTAA
- a CDS encoding YggS family pyridoxal phosphate enzyme, producing MSAPISLEYTHDRASDLKENIAAVQQDVDHAAGTGAKPRLVAVSKLKPASDIKALYDAGYRHFGENYIQEMVDKAAVLPDDIKWHFIGSLQSNKSKLAASVPNLFILETLSSIKVADLLQKSLPPSRSSKLNVYLQINTSGEDSKSGLSPLPSSSSSSSNSSAEPKSTELIDLAVHVIEKCPGLKLLGIMTIGSWDASHDPTKPNPDFECLKRTRAELAKVLAEKGVPGAPTEDELELSMGMSADFVQAIKEGSSSVRVGTRIFGDRPKKK from the exons ATGTCAGCACCCATATCCCTCGAATACACCCACGACAGAGCCTCGGATCTCAAAGAGAACATTGCCGCTGTCCAGCAGGATGTCGATCACGCTGCAGGTACAGGCGCCAAG CCCCGCTTGGTAGCTGTTTCGAAACTAAAGCCCGCTTCTGACATTAAAGCTCTTTACGATGCCGGGTACCGTCATTTTGGGGAAAACTATATCCAGGAGATGGTAGACAAGGCTGCTGTT CTGCCTGACGATATCAAGTGGCATTTCATCGGCTCTCTCCAAAGCAACAAATCAAAACTCGCTGCCT CTGTTCCAAACCTCTTTATCCTCGAGAcactctcctccatcaaaGTCGCCGACCTCCTCCAAAAATCCCTCCCTCCATCACGCTCATCCAAACTCAACGTCTACCTCCAAATCAACACCTCTGGCGAAGACTCCAAATCGGGCTTATCACCCCTCccaagcagcagcagcagcagcagcaacagcagcgCCGAACCAAAATCGACCGAGCTCATCGACCTCGCCGTGCATGTGATTGAAAAATGCCCAGGACTCAAGTTATTAGGCATCATGACCATCGGTTCTTGGGACGCTTCCCATGACCCAACAAAACCTAATCCCGATTTCGAATGTCTCAAGCGCACGAGGGCAGAGCTGGCAAAGGTGTTGGCCGAGAAGGGTGTGCCAGGTGCGCCCACGGAGGACGAGTTGGAGTTGAGTATGGGTATGAGCGCCGATTTCGTACAGGCGATCAAGGAGGGTAGCAGTAGTGTTAGAGTAGGTACCAGAATCTTTGGCGACCGaccaaagaaaaagtag
- a CDS encoding 37S ribosomal protein S10 mitochondrial yields MKAYVHEWVDFGFGTKEAEGKNEIEMEVEEKRIQDAAEELVKALSKGEGDAQAEGVQKM; encoded by the coding sequence ATGAAGGCGTATGTCCATGAATGGGTTGATTTCGGGTTTGGCACGAAAGAGGCCGAGGGGAAGAATGAAATCGAGAtggaggtcgaggagaagaggatacAGGATGCTGCCGAGGAGCTGGTCAAGGCTTTgagcaaaggagaaggcgatgCTCAGGCTGAGGGTGTCCAAAAGATGTGA
- a CDS encoding alpha-soluble NSF attachment protein, whose amino-acid sequence MPSRAEELFAKAEKKAASSVGWFGSSSSKWEEAADLFSQAAVAYKIDNKWQESGQAYEREAACRLRLNENNDAMNAFHNAAKSYKKSNPEAAVTALHQAIKLLIESGLFRQAADREKEIANIYAQDGIDQAKARDSFVRAGDWYKQEDANATANQCYQQAAELSADLGDFQKSMELYQTVADWSLTSPLTKYSVKEYWLRAALCSMAMGDLVTTHKLLTEFAQKDLTFPSTREAKFAKDLMDACEEADLERFTGTVYSYDQVTKLDNWKTGVLLRIKRALEEDEGGLT is encoded by the exons ATGCCATCTCGCGCCGAAGAACTCTTCGCAaaggcagagaagaaggccgcCTCCTCAGTCGGATGGTTCGGCAGCTCGTCTTCCAAgtgggaagaagcagccGATCTCTTCAGCCAG GCTGCCGTCGCATACAAAATCGACAACAAGTGGCAAGAGTCCGGCCAGGCTTACGAAAG GGAAGCAGCATGTCGCCTCCGTTTAAATGAGAACAATGACGCTATGAACGCGTTCCACAACGCTGCCAAAAGTTACAAGAAGAGCAATCCCGAGG CCGCTGTGACTGCTTTGCACCAAGCGATCAAGTTGTTGATTGAATCTGGTCTTTTTAGGCAAGCGGCGGatagggaaaaggaaattGCCAACATCTATGCCCAAGATGGTATCGACCAGGCCAAGGCCCGAGACAGTTTTGTGAGAGCAGGCGATTGGTACAAGCAGGAGGATGCCAATGC AACGGCGAATCAATGCTACCAACAAGCGGCCGAGCTTTCTGCTGATCTTGGCGATTTCCAAAAATCCATGGAGCTGTACCAAACTGTGGCCGACTGGAGCTTGACAAGTCCTCTCACAAAGTATTCTGTCAAGGAGTACTGGCTGCGCGCTGCTCTTTGTTCAATGGCTATGGGC GATCTCGTCACGACCCACAAACTCCTCACTGAATTTGCCCAAAAAGACCTCACATTCCCCTCTACGCGAGAAGCCAAATTCGCCAAGGATCTTATGGACGCATGCGAGGAAGCGGATTTGGAGAGATTTACTGGTACAGTGTATTCATATGACCAAGTGACCAAGCTGGATAACTGGAAGACTGGTGTGTTGTTGAGGATCAAGCGGGCgttggaggaagacgagggcGGTTTGACATAG
- a CDS encoding splicing factor U2AF 35 kDa subunit, which yields MASHLANIFGTEQDRVNCSFYLKIGACRHGDRCSRKHIKPQFSQTILLPNVYNNPGHTPEGQNMSAEELQADFDRFYEDFFIELAKYGNLQEMIVCDNVGDHLLGNVYARFEYEAEAARAVQALNDRWYAMRPLHAELSPVTDFRESCCRQNELGECKREGFCNFMHLCHPTRSLVSALQASQRVSRRRAHKGAEVDSGDMGWTPAVAAGGEGDLGWMPERRY from the exons ATGGCTTCCCATCTCGCAAACATCTT CGGTACAGAACAAGATCGTGTCAATTGCTCTTTCTACTTGAAGATTGGTGCCTGCAGACACGGTGACAGATGTTCAAG AAAACACATCAAGCCTCAATTCTCACaaaccatcctccttcccaacGTCTACAATAACCCTGGCCACACACCCGAAGGTCAAAATATGTCTGCAGAAGAACTCCAAGCGGATTTTGATAGGTTTTATGAAGATTTCTTCAT TGAACTGGCGAAATACGGAAACCTCCAGGAAATGATTGTCTGCGACAACGTCGGTGACCACCTTCTCGGCAATGTGTACGCGCGATTCGAATAcgaagcagaagcagctAGAGCAGTTCAAGCGCTGAATGATAGATGGTATGCCATGAGACCGTTGCATGCCGAGTTGTCGCCCGTGACAGATTTCAGGGAGAGTTGTTGTCGTCAAAATGAGTTGGGGGAGTGTAAACGTGAAGG GTTTTGCAACTTTATGCACCTTTGCCACCCAACAAGATCCCTTGTTTCAGCGCTTCAAGCATCACAGCGTGTCTCAAGACGACGGGCACACAAGGGTGCAGAGGTGGATAGCGGAGATATGGGATGGACACCGGCAGTTGCAGCAGGCGGAGAAGGTGACTTGGGATGGATGCCTGAAAGGCGGTATTAG
- a CDS encoding CCCH zinc finger protein, whose translation MSDAEKKRIQLEIARLSGAIHRHTHNANYHPYKSAYPPARGHSRGRARGAASTRGHGRGGRGAYTLDLRAQNQAASASGSQVPTPPTGAGPSAQAGPDTEKEEGEIESDPPVQPAASWIKTARSGHRSLMTAEKRAQLQAKAVYKSSTSKPSTSLKPPGKGRRPILNIKAVPVPDSTPRVFIDGVTYEFNPGGKGLKRTSDYKQPNTLQWYIDSPKPKLVSVLGIKYRFQPNGDLTLPKSNVPRKGQLCPYFSKTGRCRKGHICKAIHDPDRVAACPNFLRGRCELGPLCPLSHNPTAHNTPSCTRFQALSYCTRPNCPYPHVKVSNDAPICEDFVFTGWCGAAEGECPNLHSYDCPEFWSTGKCPRGAKCKLRHTLRAEKGRAAKPETTKEAAAAAAAAAKKGKKTEAAPGSFEEQTEFIVFDDEGSPGLALSESEEDDEEENDDDDEDEDEDEDEDEDEEDDDEDGHGKQEEASADEKDESDDDVKILF comes from the exons TCCGCTTACCCACCTGCAAGAGGCCATTCAAGAGGAAGGGCCCGTGGAGCTGCAAGCACTCGAGGTCATGGAcgaggcggaagaggtgCTTACACCCTTGATTTGAGAGCTCAGAACCAGGCAGCCAGCGCTTCCGGATCTCAAGTGCCAACACCTCCTACAGGTGCAGGCCCAAGTGCCCAAGCAGGCCCCGACacagaaaaggaagaaggtgagatTGAATCTGACCCTCCTGTCCAACCTGCGGCTTCATGGATCAAGACTGCCCGATCAGGTCACCGAAGCCTTATGACTGCTGAAAAGAG GGCGCAACTACAAGCAAAGGCAGTGTATAAgtcttccacttccaaacCGTCAACAAGCTTGAAACCTCCTGGAAAAGGTCGTCGGCCTATACTGAACATCAAAGCCGTCCCAGTACCAGATAGTACCCCACGCGTCTTCATCGATGGCGTTACATATGAGTTCAATCCTGGTGGCAAAGGTCTGAAACGGACATCAG ATTACAAGCAACCAAACACCTTGCAGTGGTACATTGACAGCCCGAAGCCCAAGTTGGTCAGTGTCCTCGGTATTAAGTATAGATTCCAGCCCAACGGAGATCTCACCCTGCCAAAATCAAA CGTGCCCAGAAAGGGGCAGCTATGCCCTTACTTTTCCAAGACGG GCCGATGCCGAAAAGGACATATCTGTAAAGCTATCCATGACCCTGACCGAGTTGCTGCCTGTCCCAATTTCCTTCGCGGACGATGTGAACTCGGTCCGCTCTGTCCACTTTCCCATAACCCAACTGCCCACAATACGCCCTCCTGCACACGGTTCCAAGCGCTGTCTTACTGCACTCGTCCTAATTGCCCCTACCCACATGTCAAGGTATCGAACGATGCGCCAATATGCGAAGACTTTGTTTTTACTGGATGGTGTGGTGCGGCAGAAGGCGAATGTCCAAATTTGCATTCCTATGACTGTCCCGAATTTTGGTCTACGGGCAAGTGCCCGAGAGGCGCCAAGTGCAAGCTTAGACATACGCTTCGTGCGGAGAAGGGTAGGGCAGCAAAACCGGAAACCAcaaaagaagcagcagcagcagcagcagcagcagccaaaAAGGGTAAAAAGACGGAAGCCGCGCCAGGGAGTTTCGAGGAACAAACCGAGTTTATCGTGTTTGACGATGAGGGATCACCTGGGCTGGCCTTGTCggagagcgaagaagatgacgaggaggagaatgatgatgacgacgaagatgaagatgaagatgaagatgaggatgaggatgaagaagacgacgacgaggatggtCATGGtaagcaagaagaggccTCAGCTGACGAGAAGGACGAATCCGACGACGATGTCAAGATTCTCTTCTAG